One Pongo pygmaeus isolate AG05252 chromosome 10, NHGRI_mPonPyg2-v2.0_pri, whole genome shotgun sequence genomic window carries:
- the SNRPF gene encoding small nuclear ribonucleoprotein F produces MSLPLNPKPFLNGLTGKPVMVKLKWGMEYKGYLVSVDGYMNMQLANTEEYIDGALSGHLGEVLIRCNNVLYIRGVEEEEEDGEMRE; encoded by the exons ATG AGTTTACCCCTCAATCCCAAACCTTTCCTCAATGGACTAACAGGAAAGCCAGTGATGGTGAAACTTAAGTGGGGAATGGAGTACAAGGGCTATCTGGTATCTGTAGATGGCTACATGAACATGCAG cTTGCAAATACAGAAGAATACATAGATGGAGCTTTGTCTGGACATCTGGGTGAAGTTTTAATAAG GTGTAATAATGTCCTTTATATCAGAGGtgtggaagaagaggaagaagatgggGAAATGAGAGAATAG